CTGTGTAATTCCAATCTTGCTTGATCATATGCGCAGCTCGCTCTCCAATCATGACGCAAGATGATCCAGTATTAGCTGTAGTCGCCTGTAAGCAAAGTTATCCCATTGTCATTCATCGGCCTGTCAACGGTCTTTATAAATGATTAGCAGGGCTCACAGGCGAGGTATATATTTCATCTTGAAATCAACAAATGAATCGAAGTACGTCATCTCGATACTTACCTGCGGCATAATAGAAGCGTCCGCCACGCGTAGTCCCTGTATTCCGTAGACTCGGAGCCGAGGGTCGACAACTGCCAGTGGGTCCGATGATGGGCCCATTTTGCAGGAGCCTGCGAAGTGGGATTCCCCAGTAACATTGTAATGAGCTGCACACTCCCAATATTTTCTGCTAGCAAAAGTGTAGGTTGAGCAGGGCTCGAAAGGTGTCGCGGCCAAGGTCATGTTATAGGCTTTGAAGGCGGGTGCATCAGCCAATTGCAAAGTATACTCGACGGCTTTTACAACCCCAGCGACGTCATCAGGATGGCAGAGATAGTTTACCGTGATTGAAGGATATTCCAAAGGATCCGATGAAGCCAGACTAATTTTTCCTGGAACAGAAAATATCTGCAGTTGGTTTGCGCGCTTGTAGTTCTCCATTCCTCAATTATGGGTGGTAGAATTTTGTTGCGAGAATTCAGGAAGTCAGGAGTACCTCTGCATTTCGGATGCTCGTAACCGGCCGAGAACTCGATTTCGCGTTTACCGTCGCTGCTAAGTAAGCCGATTCCACCGGGTGCGCAACCAGCAGAGTAACCCATGCCGACTATATGATTGTCCGGAAGGTTAGGCGTCGTTATTCCAGATGGTAGGGCGCCAGCCACTTGACCGAGTCCGGTGTTAGACAAGGGTCCGGTCTGGAAGGCGATATACTCAGCAAGAGCAGCCCAGTTGTTGAGGTAGGTGTCAGGCTCATTGATGGTGAACGGGATCGGGAATACGACATGATCATGGAAATTGTAGCCGACGCCAGGTAAATTTTCGATCACTTCGATTCCGTAGGATTTCAAATCTTCTTCCGGCCCAACTCCAGAGAGGAGTAGAAGATGAGGAGACCGAACGGCACCTGCGGAGAGGATGACTTCCCTGGATGCGCGTACCGTGTACAACTTGCCGTTCTGCTTGTAATTATTGCAAATTCGTTCACTCCTCGTTAACGATATTTCAAACTATAGGCTGGTGGTATGAACGAGTAAACGACCAAGTGAGTGGGATAATTAGGGGTGAGGAAGATAGCGAACGAGAAACGGCAAAGTCGGGGAAAATGTGTTAGATATCAGTCGAGATGTGTTGTGTTGATTCCATGCCTAAGACAAGTGCCCTGTGGCGTTACAATTGTGACCGAGGtaaaatgaatgaacgaatgagTCATGCAGTTTATCTATGCCCAAGTAAAACTGGGGTGAAGAGAAAATGAGATGTCATACAATCTCTTAAAATTAAGTTTAAACAGCACGCAGGGAGAACGAATCAAGTTGCGGATGGTGAGAGCAACAAAAGATGAAGTTGAGAAGATAAACATAAAgtttcgaagaaaaaagttattaaCACTGAGCATGGAGAAGCAGAAGAAAtaggaaacatttttttcgatagTTGAGATTAAGaattaagtaaattaaaatgaaactgAATTGAATTGAGAGaagcaaaaacaaaagaacGAACGTTAAGTAACATACCTAAGAATCAAATTAGAATTAGAATTGAGTCCACAGTCTAAAACATAAGATTTAGTTAGTAAGAAATGGAGTTCGATCTCACCGAGGAAGGCAGGGCAGACGGACCAAGGAGGATGACCAGTACTATGGAAAAGTAGTTAGGATTAAGAAAAAAGAGGTACACGAAGCATAGATAGCATAAGCATTACAGCTAAACCAGGATTATGGATACATTGGACAAGAACGGTAAGAACTTCATTCACACCAGAAAACAGACCAGGCACGCGCAGAGGAAATACGAGATAGCTGCTAGAGGATGCGAAGAGAATTCAAGTTGGCGATGCTCCCGGGAGAAAACTCGGTTGACATTGCGACTGACCCGCTTCAAGGTCTGGGAAATAGCCAACACTTCCGCCTTGAGAGGTGTATGAACGCAGCAGGCCACGATTAAGAAGCCTGACAGATGGGCATCGTCGTCTGATACGTTATAATAGAGCCAAGTcacagaaatgaaaatgatatgaaaaaaatttgcagaaaaatgaagtctaATGAGATGATTGAGAGACAAAGTGAAGTACCATTGATTTGGCCACAAGCAGGTTTGAGAAATCGAAACCTGAAGTAGGCCAAACTTTGGCGGCAAGGACTGAAAAATAGGGATGATAGAGATGATGATGGTGGTTTATTATGCCGTGGCAAGCCCTGGGAAAGCAGAATTACAGAGTAGAGTTACATGTAGGAAAATGACGAGTGCCAAGCGAAAGCAGCataaggagagagaaagaaaaccaATTGGTTGGACTAAGTATAGGAGATAGAGAGCATAACTCCATACAAGTGCAGGACGAAAAACGTATAGTTGTACTTTTTACTCCCTAGAGACCAATAGCTGAGTTCCATTCCCTAGGAAGTAAAAAGTGCGACCTCGTAGACGTGTAATGAAATCCAAATGACATACGGGTGGTGGAGGTACTTCCACAAGGTCTTTTTGACTTTTTGTGTCTGCATTACTCGTCTCCAGCCCGTAATGTACTGTAAACTCCACACGCGAGCAAGAAAGGCCCACTTCTTGCCCTTCGTGAATAACATActaattcaatcaattcaagTTGTAGATGTGGCGTAATCGAATCTGAATCATCATCCCTACCAGTGTCCCAAAATGAAAAGACtacaaaacaatgaaattacAGACAGGCTAAATAAGTGATTCAAATTCTGTAGCTCCACGTATCATTATCACCTTGTAATATTCGATGCCAACGGCCCTTCCATTCTTGATTATGACTCGCGTGCAGGTGGAGTTCAGAGTTATTTGGAGGTTCCTGCGGTGTCTGATTGGCCGCAGATATGCCGCAGCGCTACTGCGTCTCGCACCGCGATGACTCGTTGTTTGGAGTATAGTGAACCCGATAGGATCATCTCCGTTGAGATCATTGCTGAGGCCGAGACCCGCCTCTTTGGCTGCTTCGAGTATTACATTTGCAAAAGGTGGTTTGGACGGAAACCTTTCGACAAAAAGCGGCCCATTCGTGCCGTGATACTTTCGGCCAACACTATCGATATCGCCGTTATTTTCGGACTTCTTGAAAAATGGCAAGACTTCTTCCCATGACCATCCCTCATTACCCATTGCAGCCCATTGATCGAATATATACGGGCTGCCGCGTAGGTATATCATTGCATTGTGCGACAAGCTTCCACCAAGAGTTTTGGCTTGCGTAATCGAACAGCTACCATTCGAACCTAGACAGGCGTAGGTTTCGTTGGTCGACTGGTATCCCCACTCGTTAGATGATCCTATCACAAATAagatttacagattttttcaactactTAACAAAACAGGATTTTTGGATATGCTGGTATACTTACCGGGTACAACATAAGTGAAACCAGGAACGGATGCGGCTACTAGTTCGTCCGGGCCTGCCTCAATAAGCAGAACTTTCCAAGACGGATTTTCACTCAGTCTTGCAGCGACGACAGAACCGGCTGCTCCAcctaaaaacgaaaaaagcaCAAGAGATTGCACTCACGTTCTCTTCACCTTGTTCAACTCGCGTAGCATCGATGCGTTTTGAAATCTGTCTGGTGagtgaaaattgtttatttcataAGACAACTCACCCCCCACTACGATAAAGTCATACTCGGCATCTGGGATATGGATAGGTGTGATGCGTTCGCAGGTTTGAGCGATTCGTTGTTTTCTTCTTACAAATGTCTCTAGAATCGACAGAAAGAAGTAGTACGAGGTGACATTACATATGCTGGCTACACTCTGCCCCAGGTAGTCCGCATTGCAGGTTTCCGGCAAGGCGTAGTTGTACTCCATTCCTGTAACAGATGAGTCGAGGTAAAAGCGGACGAGATTTCcgagaataacaataattgatttaaacaatatataataatcaGACCgcacaaaaatataaatctgattGCAGTACACCGACTATTTTCAgacaaattattttccatcgAACAACAAACTGTCACGgatcacgttttttttttttacgaactCCAACTTCTAACGTACTCAGTTTTCCCTGGGTCACAAATGTGACCTTCTTGTCGGTGGAAACTAAATCTCCTCACAACGTAAAAGGCGTCCGTTTCAACACGAAATTTAATTGAGCTTGTTCCTGTATCTGCAaggtattttatttgttatcaCCATAACGTGTATCGGTATTTGTTTACTTCCAAAATCATACTATGGGCCTGAATTAATGTGATTCAGATTTTGGAAGCGATCACCGTAATTCTGGACAACTGATTTTCCAGACTGGGCAAGTGTACGACAATAACTGCTTGCAATTACACGTCGTgttaaatttcgaaaaatactgACTGTTCTTGCAATCTGTGCCACTGTGTGACACTGCTACGGTGCACTAATCTGTATTTGGCGTGCTGAAGATTTGATTTCTGCTCATCGGAAACTACCAACGTTATACGTTCCTCGGATAGTAGTCGAGAAATTTATACTCGATTTGATGGAGGGCGTATCACCCAAAAATATTTGCCTTTCATATTTTCCGCCTACGTAATGATACATCAACATGCACAGGAGATCAGCAGAGCACTACATTCCTGTTCAAATAGAGGATGGGGCCTTGCAACAACATGTGTCTTacaacatattttttcagctCGCGTACGGTAGCTTGAGATGTTTTAAAGTATATGCGCATAGTTTTCACCTCCATGAAGCTGCTTTATATCGTAATATCGTAAGCCGCCAGACTTTTGGCATAACAAGTTCATATTGAGACAGTCTCAGGCTTTGCGAGTTGTGTGTTCTTGAACACATTTGGACGATTGGCGTACAGATTAGATAATGCGAAAAGTTCTCAAGGCTTTGCGGGTCTCAGACTTATCGATTCGATCGACATAACGATTCCAGTCGGTATATCGCACTGTAAGTTCGACGATCTACTACAGCATTTGTTAACCGAATATCGTCTACAAATTCCGAATCAGTCAGATGGCGCTACCTAGGCTAGACGTTTCAACGGGTGCGATCGATCAGTTTCACAGTATTCCACACGCCAGTAATGCGACGAGTATCTACGAGTAAGCGTGTGGTGCGCAGCGCATATTTAACCGGAAGACGACTGGCAGAGGGTAACTTCAGAAGTTTGACCTGATCCATCGATCGCTGCACACCGGCAGCGTTGCCATCGTACGGTGAGTAACAAGTTTCGTTATCTTTACAGCTAGTATTATTCGTagtgaatcattttttaatcagaAGGAATGATTGAATATTAAGGCGTTTgatggtaaaaattatttatcggcCAACCGGATGCAAAACacaatacatgtataacaTATCTCAAAAGCGACGTTTCTGAAATACTTCTGAAGTATTTCGTGCCGTATGGCTAATATTCATTAATGAGTTCCCAGTGGCTCactatttttctgaaattgaaaCTGGAACAAGTTTCTTTTTGAAGCTAATTTTATGTGCCAATGACTAGCGACGCAAGTGACAGGATATACAAACGATACGCTGATCAGAGACACATGAAATTTCCATAGatccattgaaaaaaaagtgagccACTGAAAATccattaatgaacattacaTACGTTCGCTTCGGTTTGGTGACTCCTTGATCAAGAATCAAGGCATTTTGATGCATCACGGTATATTATAACGATTGTACCTGAGATGTGTGTACaccattttgtaaataattctgAACTGCAGAATAAAAGATATATGTAAGCAAGATTTAAAATTGTCATTGATGTATCTGATTCTGAGCATGAAGCATATAGTGCCGATGAATGTACTCTGGAACATTTTCTTTGACGAGTGAAAGtaaattttctgtttaataGAACAATCTTTGTGTGTGAGCATACAGGTTTTACAGTTATCGTACGATACCGAGACAGAAATTGATACATTTCGGAAATGTTCGACTAGTTATAGAATTAGACATATCTACATGACTTTAGTCTCATTGCGCTGTTAGCGTCAATAACCAAGACGTGACTTGGAATTCAGGCACAACGGTCGTCGGCCACTCTGACATATTCCCGAGTTTAGGAAAATCTGCACTTGACAGCCGATTTTCAGCACGAACGTTCTCATAAGTGCGCTTTATTAAATTGGTACGTGGAATATGATGATGGTTGGTCCTTTCAAATGTAGTTGTTTTTCCCCCTCCAACACCCAATTATCATGAACgggtaggtatatatatttttttaaatgcgtCTTTACTGAGGACAGGTTTCATCGTGacgaattatgaaaaatattatatcgcATCCGTATAATTCCAATCTTGCTTGATCATGTGCGCAGCTCGTTCTCCAATCATGACGCAAGATGCTGCAGTATTGGCGATAGTCACCTGTAAGTAAAGTTATACCACGGTCACTCATCGGCCAGTCAACGGTCTCTATGAATGATTGGCAGTGCTCATAGGTGAGGCATCCacttcttttcaaaatcaacgAATGGATCGAAGTACGTCATCTCGATACTTACCTGCGGCATAATAGAAGCGTCCGCCACGCGTAGTCCCTGTATTCCGTAGACTCGGAGCTGAGGGTCGACAACAGCAAGTGGGTCCGATGACGGACCCATTTTGCAGGAGCCTGAGATGTGGTATTCCCCAATAGCATTGTGATGAACTGCGCACTCCCAGTATTTCGTGCTAGCAAAAGTGTAATTTGAGCAGGCCTCGAGAGGTGTTTCGGCCAAGGTCATGTTGTAGGCCTTTATGGCCGGTGTATTGACCAATTCCAGTGAATACTCGATGGCTCTCACAACCCCAGCAACGTCGTCAGGGTCGCAGAGATAGTTGACCCAGATCGAAGGATACTCAAAAGGATCCGATGAAGCCAGACTGATTTTTCCTGGAACAGAAAATATCTGCAGTTGGTTTGCGGGCTTGTAGTTCTCCATTCCTCAATTATGGGTGGTAGAATTTTGTTGCGAGAATCCAGGAAGTCAGGAGTACCTCTGCATTTCGGATGCTCGTAACCTGCCGAAAACACGATTTCGCGTTTACCGTCACTGCTAAGTGCGCCCATTCCACATAGTTCGAAACTGTTACAATAACCTTCGATGACTATATGAATGTCCGGAAGGTCGGGTGTAGTAATCCCGGATGATAGGGCGCCAGCCACTTGAGGGAGTCCGCTGTTGGACAAGGGCCCAGTCTGAAAGCCGATGTACTCAGCAAGAGCAGCCCACTTGCTGTCGTAGACGTCAGGCTCATCAACGGTGAACGCAACCTGGTATATCATATGATCATGGAAATTGCAGCCGACGCCAGGTACATCTTCGACCACGTCGATTCCCTTGGATTTCAAATCTTCTTCCGGCCCAATTCCAGAAAGCAGTAGAAGATGGGGAGACCCAACCGCACCTGCGGAAACGATGACTTCCTTGGATGCGCGTACCGTGTAGAAATTGCCAACCTAAGGAAAATTTATCGAGATCAGCCACTTGCCATTGTTGACGtttcaaataaacaaatcaaatgtgaataaattaattaatttcaatttcccagCTCACTTTGTAATATTCAACTCCAACTGCTTGTCCATTCTCGATTATGACCCTCGTGCAAGTGGAGTTCAGAGTGATGTGGAGATTAGTGCGATGTCTGATTGGCCGCAGAAACGCTGCGGCGCTGCTGCGTCTCGCACCGTGGTGGCTCGTTGTTTGAACTATTGCGAAACCAATACTATCATTTCCGTTGAGGTCATTGCTGACGCCGAAACCCGCTTCTTGGGCTGCCTCGAGTATTACATTTGCAAGGAGTGGCTTGGACGGAAATCTTTCGACAAAAAGTGGTCCATCCGTGCCGTGATACTCTCGACCAACACTATCGATATCACCGTTATTTTCGGACTTTTTAAAAAACGGTAGGACGTCTTCCCACGACCATCCCTCGTTACCCATTGCAGCCCATTGATCGAATATGAACGGGCCGCCGCGTAGGTATATCATTGCATTCTTCGCCATGCCTCCACCGAGAGCTTTGGCTGCAGGGATCGGACAGCTACCATTCGAACTGAGACAGGCGTAGTTCTCGTTTGTCGACTGGTATCCCCACTCGATAGATGATGCTATCAAAATAAGATTCACagattttttgaacttttcaGCGAAACAGGATTTCTGGATTTGTTGGTACACCTACGAGATATAACAGAAGCAAGACCAGGGATGGATAGACCTACTGGTTCGTCCGGGCCTGCCTCAATAAGCAGAACTTTCCAGAACGGATTCTCACTCAGTCTTGCAGCGATGACAGATCCGGCTGCTCCGCCTGTGAACGATAGAACCATAGGTCATGTTGCTATTGCACTGGTGTTCTCCCTACTTTATTCAACTTTCGTAGCATCGATGCGCATTGAAATCCTTTCTGTAAGTGAAAactgtttattttataaatcaaCTCACCTCCCACTACGATGAAGTCATACTCGGCATCCGGGGTATGGATAGGTGTGATGCGTTCGCAGGTTTGAGCGATTGCTTGTTTTCTTCTCACAAATGTCTCTAGAATCGACAGAAAGAAATAGTACGAGGTGACATTATACAAATTGACCAGACTCGGCCCCAGAAGGCCCGCATTGCAGGTTTCCGGCGAGATGTAGTTGTACTCCATTTCTGTAACAAATAAGtcgagtttaaaattttttcctgttAGCCTTACTACCACATACGGTAACtaatgacaaaatttttcatgtacTTGGCAAAAGACTTTTGCAACAGAGGTGCTTTTTGAAGGGATGATGATATACCGGCCGAATATGAATTCCGATTCCTGCCAAAATCGATAGGGGGTTCGAGTTTGATGCCAAATACCTGTGCTTCAAACTTAAACCGCATTCAATCGCAATCGTGTCCACAAGGTGCTCCGgcgtgaagaagaagaagaagagaaaaaatgtctttttcatcatttttgacAGTCAACAAATACGGACGACTCGACTCATTTCAATCAGGCTTTAAGACTGAAGTCATATGGGCCAAGAACACCAGccatataattttcattccagaATATGCACGCGATCTTGAGATATAAAACCAAGCTTGTACACGGTAAGATAGGGAAGTAGTTGGACTAGGAAAATGATTCTCGGCTAGCTCTCGGCTTTAAGGTAACTTGGCAGTGATTCGTTGCCGCGAATCTTGATGTAATTCCACTTGTTCGGGGACTCTAAGTTCGGCAGCAAATACCAGTATCTCGGTCAGTATCAGATTCATTTCGAACACCGCCGCCATTCTCAATTTAAACCGTAATTTCTACAGTTTAGTTACGAGGTTGATGAGAACGTACGACGTTAAACAGGTCTGTTATTAAACAGGTCGTCTATGAAAGCCTAGTTTTATTGCTTGTTGAAGTTCGGCACACATGCATgtgttgtaataataataataataataataataataataataataataataataataataataataacccaTGACACAGGGTccacaataattatattcaactCCCATAGAAAGGTCTTTGGATGTAATACAATGTGAAAGGTGATTTCATACTTACGTCGAACTGCAATCAAAAATCTATGGAGACGGTTTGGTGTGCCGTTCGTTCCGGTTCCGTCCAGAAATGAATATGCTGTCTCGATGTGACTCGTAGTTATACGGCAGCACGATGTGCTCCCTTGACTTTCGCATATGTTTGGCGTATTTGACATGTCCAACATCTTTGTACTTTCAGGTGaggattattaattttaagttGTATAATAGTCACTGATATTACATTTTCACGATATGGCTGAGCGATTGGAAGCTTTGATGTTTATACAGTATAAGTTGAgtataatgtacgtatatCCTGAAAGATTCTCTTTTTATTATCAGGTACAGTAAATTATGGAGACATTGACTATCTTCTTATGATGTTGAAGACATAGTAACTATGGACGAAACTTTTCATGACAGATCCTTTCCGAGGCTTAGAAAGTTGCGTAGTAGAGAAACTTTACCCAAAAGTAATACTTGTGTGCTGGCTTAGAATTTCtgttaaagaattttttcctgGCTCAATTGAAATCCTTTACAAAAGGATACGATTTGAATTAGCATTTGGGATTATCTGGAATacatgttgaaaatattaaataaccaTATCGTCTTCATTGATTTTGATTTTCCTTTACTCCAACTTTAGATTCAGCAACGATCCTTTAGAAGACCAAATGTCCATTTTTCCCCTGTCTTTACCGTGCAATGTCGTTGTGTTTACCGCACATATTTAATCTTAGGTACCTTTCTGACGCTGGGGGTGAAATATTTCTGGAATTGCGTAAGCGATCAGATACTTCGATATAATGATACGTGGTCTTCCTCTACGATCAATTGCATGCATAAGAATATTCTCTACAGTTTAATTTTACATGCACGAAAATTACCACATTATAATGCGTCAGATGTCTTGAGATGTAAATTGACAGATAAgtttaataattacaataaaacgTTGGGTTTTCATTTAAccatgatttttcttttaaagtTTTCATTGTGCGGGACCAACAACATCACGTGAGCTAATATAGGGCCACAGCCCATGCGAACATAAAAATTACACTGTTTACCGGATgaaatttcgacaaattttatttatttgtttcttggTTTTAATAGGGAAATAGGGCTTGCGTCATTCTTTACATCAACAAGTGAcagaacaatttttcaaatactcctataatattttcaaccagTGAATCTATTAAAATCTTGGCCATTTGTTATGCATTTTTGGGATGTGACACATGCAAATGACATGTGTGTGGACGGATGTAAGAACGGATAGAGGAGGTTGTCCTGTTCACAAATATGTTTGTTCGTAGGTTGAATTCAGTCAATGGTGAAAATACGGCCTGAACTCCTTTTCAATGTATATAGAGTACACAAAAGTtctaaatatgaaaatagtcgCCAAATCTCAGCCATAATTATCAGCCAATCTCTGGAtgcaagcaaaaaaaaagtcaacgaATGTTCgcaatattgtattttttcctcatcttgAAAAATAGGATTGATTTTCTATTCATCATTTGTAATAAGAAAGATACTCGAATCTACATATACGAGGACATTTTCACATGAAATTAATGAGAACCAACCAAATTTcatataaacaaaaaaatatcatcggCATACGGCATTACTAACGATCGGAGGGTTTATACCACATCGCGTTGGTGCAAAGCTGAGCATGAACCATacaatacaaaaaattgacacTATTTGAAAATCAGCTAA
Above is a genomic segment from Neodiprion pinetum isolate iyNeoPine1 chromosome 1, iyNeoPine1.2, whole genome shotgun sequence containing:
- the LOC124225021 gene encoding glucose dehydrogenase [FAD, quinone]-like isoform X1 — encoded protein: MEYNYALPETCNADYLGQSVASICNVTSYYFFLSILETFVRRKQRIAQTCERITPIHIPDAEYDFIVVGGGAAGSVVAARLSENPSWKVLLIEAGPDELVAASVPGFTYVVPGSSNEWGYQSTNETYACLGSNGSCSITQAKTLGGSLSHNAMIYLRGSPYIFDQWAAMGNEGWSWEEVLPFFKKSENNGDIDSVGRKYHGTNGPLFVERFPSKPPFANVILEAAKEAGLGLSNDLNGDDPIGFTILQTTSHRGARRSSAAAYLRPIRHRRNLQITLNSTCTRVIIKNGRAVGIEYYKNGKLYTVRASREVILSAGAVRSPHLLLLSGVGPEEDLKSYGIEVIENLPGVGYNFHDHVVFPIPFTINEPDTYLNNWAALAEYIAFQTGPLSNTGLGQVAGALPSGITTPNLPDNHIVGMGYSAGCAPGGIGLLSSDGKREIEFSAGYEHPKCRGKISLASSDPLEYPSITVNYLCHPDDVAGVVKAVEYTLQLADAPAFKAYNMTLAATPFEPCSTYTFASRKYWECAAHYNVTGESHFAGSCKMGPSSDPLAVVDPRLRVYGIQGLRVADASIMPQATTANTGSSCVMIGERAAHMIKQDWNYTDAV
- the LOC124225021 gene encoding glucose dehydrogenase [FAD, quinone]-like isoform X2, whose product is MEYNYALPETCNADYLGQSVASICNVTSYYFFLSILETFVRRKQRIAQTCERITPIHIPDAEYDFIVVGGGAAGSVVAARLSENPSWKVLLIEAGPDELVAASVPGFTYVVPGSNEWGYQSTNETYACLGSNGSCSITQAKTLGGSLSHNAMIYLRGSPYIFDQWAAMGNEGWSWEEVLPFFKKSENNGDIDSVGRKYHGTNGPLFVERFPSKPPFANVILEAAKEAGLGLSNDLNGDDPIGFTILQTTSHRGARRSSAAAYLRPIRHRRNLQITLNSTCTRVIIKNGRAVGIEYYKNGKLYTVRASREVILSAGAVRSPHLLLLSGVGPEEDLKSYGIEVIENLPGVGYNFHDHVVFPIPFTINEPDTYLNNWAALAEYIAFQTGPLSNTGLGQVAGALPSGITTPNLPDNHIVGMGYSAGCAPGGIGLLSSDGKREIEFSAGYEHPKCRGKISLASSDPLEYPSITVNYLCHPDDVAGVVKAVEYTLQLADAPAFKAYNMTLAATPFEPCSTYTFASRKYWECAAHYNVTGESHFAGSCKMGPSSDPLAVVDPRLRVYGIQGLRVADASIMPQATTANTGSSCVMIGERAAHMIKQDWNYTDAV
- the LOC124216023 gene encoding glucose dehydrogenase [FAD, quinone]-like isoform X1 produces the protein MLIQIMLDMSNTPNICESQGSTSCCRITTSHIETAYSFLDGTGTNGTPNRLHRFLIAVRQMEYNYISPETCNAGLLGPSLVNLYNVTSYYFFLSILETFVRRKQAIAQTCERITPIHTPDAEYDFIVVGGGAAGSVIAARLSENPFWKVLLIEAGPDEPVGLSIPGLASVISPSSIEWGYQSTNENYACLSSNGSCPIPAAKALGGGMAKNAMIYLRGGPFIFDQWAAMGNEGWSWEDVLPFFKKSENNGDIDSVGREYHGTDGPLFVERFPSKPLLANVILEAAQEAGFGVSNDLNGNDSIGFAIVQTTSHHGARRSSAAAFLRPIRHRTNLHITLNSTCTRVIIENGQAVGVEYYKVGNFYTVRASKEVIVSAGAVGSPHLLLLSGIGPEEDLKSKGIDVVEDVPGVGCNFHDHMIYQVAFTVDEPDVYDSKWAALAEYIGFQTGPLSNSGLPQVAGALSSGITTPDLPDIHIVIEGYCNSFELCGMGALSSDGKREIVFSAGYEHPKCRGKISLASSDPFEYPSIWVNYLCDPDDVAGVVRAIEYSLELVNTPAIKAYNMTLAETPLEACSNYTFASTKYWECAVHHNAIGEYHISGSCKMGPSSDPLAVVDPQLRVYGIQGLRVADASIMPQVTIANTAASCVMIGERAAHMIKQDWNYTDAI
- the LOC124216023 gene encoding glucose dehydrogenase [FAD, quinone]-like isoform X3 codes for the protein MEYNYISPETCNAGLLGPSLVNLYNVTSYYFFLSILETFVRRKQAIAQTCERITPIHTPDAEYDFIVVGGGAAGSVIAARLSENPFWKVLLIEAGPDEPVGLSIPGLASVISPSSIEWGYQSTNENYACLSSNGSCPIPAAKALGGGMAKNAMIYLRGGPFIFDQWAAMGNEGWSWEDVLPFFKKSENNGDIDSVGREYHGTDGPLFVERFPSKPLLANVILEAAQEAGFGVSNDLNGNDSIGFAIVQTTSHHGARRSSAAAFLRPIRHRTNLHITLNSTCTRVIIENGQAVGVEYYKVGNFYTVRASKEVIVSAGAVGSPHLLLLSGIGPEEDLKSKGIDVVEDVPGVGCNFHDHMIYQVAFTVDEPDVYDSKWAALAEYIGFQTGPLSNSGLPQVAGALSSGITTPDLPDIHIVIEGYCNSFELCGMGALSSDGKREIVFSAGYEHPKCRGKISLASSDPFEYPSIWVNYLCDPDDVAGVVRAIEYSLELVNTPAIKAYNMTLAETPLEACSNYTFASTKYWECAVHHNAIGEYHISGSCKMGPSSDPLAVVDPQLRVYGIQGLRVADASIMPQVTIANTAASCVMIGERAAHMIKQDWNYTDAI
- the LOC124216023 gene encoding glucose dehydrogenase [FAD, quinone]-like isoform X2, coding for MLDMSNTPNICESQGSTSCCRITTSHIETAYSFLDGTGTNGTPNRLHRFLIAVRQMEYNYISPETCNAGLLGPSLVNLYNVTSYYFFLSILETFVRRKQAIAQTCERITPIHTPDAEYDFIVVGGGAAGSVIAARLSENPFWKVLLIEAGPDEPVGLSIPGLASVISPSSIEWGYQSTNENYACLSSNGSCPIPAAKALGGGMAKNAMIYLRGGPFIFDQWAAMGNEGWSWEDVLPFFKKSENNGDIDSVGREYHGTDGPLFVERFPSKPLLANVILEAAQEAGFGVSNDLNGNDSIGFAIVQTTSHHGARRSSAAAFLRPIRHRTNLHITLNSTCTRVIIENGQAVGVEYYKVGNFYTVRASKEVIVSAGAVGSPHLLLLSGIGPEEDLKSKGIDVVEDVPGVGCNFHDHMIYQVAFTVDEPDVYDSKWAALAEYIGFQTGPLSNSGLPQVAGALSSGITTPDLPDIHIVIEGYCNSFELCGMGALSSDGKREIVFSAGYEHPKCRGKISLASSDPFEYPSIWVNYLCDPDDVAGVVRAIEYSLELVNTPAIKAYNMTLAETPLEACSNYTFASTKYWECAVHHNAIGEYHISGSCKMGPSSDPLAVVDPQLRVYGIQGLRVADASIMPQVTIANTAASCVMIGERAAHMIKQDWNYTDAI